The following are encoded together in the Pedobacter steynii genome:
- a CDS encoding DNA cytosine methyltransferase: MERQKKVRHGSLFSGIGGFDLAAEWMGWTNVFHCEFDLFCQNVLKYYYPKSRSYGDIKKTDFRAHRGGIDILSGGFPCQPYSIAGKRLGTADERHLWPDMLRAIREIRPMWVVGENVRGIISWNDGLVFEQVQADLEAEGYQVQAYVLPAAGINAPHRRERVWFIAYRDSDGCNRGNSPNEFLADERGQHAFSDPKQGPGHGPFTYTDCIRSKTRNSQATDDQRRKDTEPLPERNAIRHRDTPAGRTGATTDPAMLGCNDRRDNWQERSLQSDKGAAAQDQSERQIRKCRPGSAGAAAADTGGPGLEGQTGERVSPGRENRAERENKEPAGYGRIPGWRDFPQTEPTICRGNDGIPGKLDFDALFELYPSTIMPLTFPKWRTESIKALGNAIVPQLALQIFKAIEQTMRKLK, from the coding sequence ATGGAACGGCAGAAGAAGGTCAGGCACGGAAGTCTTTTTAGCGGTATTGGCGGCTTCGACCTGGCGGCAGAATGGATGGGATGGACAAATGTATTTCATTGTGAATTCGATCTGTTCTGTCAAAACGTATTGAAGTATTACTACCCAAAATCAAGAAGTTATGGAGACATCAAAAAAACGGATTTCAGGGCGCACCGGGGCGGCATCGATATCCTCAGCGGCGGTTTCCCCTGCCAACCATATTCCATCGCTGGAAAGCGGCTCGGAACCGCTGATGAGCGCCACCTGTGGCCCGACATGCTTAGAGCAATACGGGAAATCAGGCCAATGTGGGTTGTGGGCGAGAACGTTCGCGGAATTATTAGTTGGAATGACGGGCTGGTATTCGAGCAGGTGCAGGCTGACCTGGAAGCTGAAGGATACCAGGTACAGGCGTACGTACTTCCTGCTGCAGGTATCAACGCACCGCACCGGAGGGAACGGGTCTGGTTTATTGCCTACCGCGACAGCGATGGATGCAACCGGGGCAACAGCCCAAATGAATTCCTCGCAGATGAAAGAGGGCAGCATGCATTCAGTGACCCTAAGCAGGGCCCTGGTCATGGGCCTTTTACCTACACCGATTGCATCAGAAGCAAAACGCGGAACAGTCAGGCAACTGACGATCAGCGACGGAAAGATACAGAACCTCTCCCCGAACGGAATGCGATTCGGCATAGGGATACGCCAGCTGGCAGAACAGGGGCTACTACCGACCCCGCTATGCTCGGATGCAACGACCGGCGCGATAATTGGCAAGAACGATCTCTTCAAAGCGACAAAGGGGCTGCCGCGCAAGATCAATCAGAACGGCAAATCAGGAAGTGTAGGCCTGGCTCGGCTGGTGCTGCTGCTGCCGACACCGGTGGCCCGGGACTGGAAGGGCAAACAGGCGAGCGAGTATCACCTGGAAGGGAGAACAGAGCTGAAAGGGAAAATAAGGAGCCTGCCGGGTATGGTAGAATACCGGGATGGCGAGACTTCCCGCAAACTGAACCCACTATTTGTAGAGGAAATGATGGGATTCCCGGAAAACTGGATTTTGATGCCCTTTTTGAATTGTACCCCTCAACCATAATGCCCCTTACATTTCCGAAGTGGCGTACCGAAAGTATAAAGGCGCTCGGCAATGCAATTGTGCCGCAACTGGCTTTACAGA
- a CDS encoding metallophosphoesterase, translating into MRAMVIGDIHGAYKALEQCLERSAFDYEHDILIQLGDIVDGYPDAFECVEELLKIKNLISIKGNHDQWFDEFIRTDFHPFYWTYGGKGTLISYLKHAGKEGRYFATGSGFKTSLESSDIPEAHKDFFRNQQLYYIDDMNRCFVHGGFVRDVPFIHQAKSEYYWNRSLWSEALEQQEHGADAFTIATQFSEIFIGHSPTTHWGTDKPITAFNITNLDTGAGHSGRLTIRDVNTKEFWQSDPVLELYQENFR; encoded by the coding sequence ATGAGGGCAATGGTTATTGGCGACATTCATGGTGCTTATAAGGCGCTGGAACAGTGTTTGGAAAGGTCTGCGTTTGATTATGAGCACGATATATTAATACAGCTTGGAGATATTGTTGACGGTTATCCGGATGCGTTTGAGTGTGTCGAAGAGTTATTAAAAATTAAAAACCTGATCTCCATTAAGGGCAACCATGACCAGTGGTTCGACGAGTTTATCAGAACTGACTTTCATCCATTCTACTGGACATATGGTGGCAAAGGAACACTGATCTCTTATTTGAAACATGCAGGTAAGGAAGGGCGTTACTTCGCTACGGGAAGTGGGTTTAAAACTTCATTGGAATCTTCAGACATACCTGAAGCGCACAAAGATTTCTTTAGAAATCAACAGCTATATTATATTGACGATATGAACCGTTGCTTTGTTCACGGTGGCTTTGTGCGGGATGTTCCTTTTATTCATCAGGCAAAATCAGAATATTACTGGAACCGGAGCCTATGGAGCGAAGCGTTGGAGCAGCAAGAACACGGCGCTGATGCGTTTACCATTGCAACACAGTTCAGCGAGATCTTTATAGGTCACTCTCCGACCACACATTGGGGAACGGACAAGCCCATAACTGCGTTTAATATTACCAACCTGGACACCGGAGCCGGGCATTCCGGGCGCTTAACGATTAGGGATGTAAATACAAAAGAATTCTGGCAATCAGATCCTGTATTAGAACTGTATCAAGAAAACTTCCGTTAG
- a CDS encoding helix-turn-helix domain-containing protein gives MMYDHTSFIFNETQRLAVMENKVEIQARFGEALLKLIEQKGLSLRKLALASELEYAQVQRISKGKVNLELTSVIALCKGLQITPVQFFEIYESI, from the coding sequence ATGATGTATGATCATACGTCATTTATTTTCAATGAAACACAGAGATTGGCCGTAATGGAGAATAAGGTTGAAATTCAGGCCAGGTTTGGCGAAGCACTTTTAAAGTTGATAGAGCAGAAAGGCCTGAGCCTTCGTAAACTTGCGTTGGCGTCTGAGTTGGAATATGCACAAGTTCAGCGAATTTCAAAGGGTAAAGTTAATCTGGAGCTTACTTCAGTTATTGCGCTTTGCAAGGGCTTGCAAATTACGCCTGTTCAATTTTTTGAGATTTATGAGAGCATTTAG
- the tssD gene encoding type VI secretion system tube protein TssD, protein MSSFNAKLLFTDNPGKEYSVLQCNYSFLQKTDDKGRPSSPALGGNVYLTLTTPPDDFLLKWMVDSYKRRSGFINFFKIDEEATFQKVVFTGAYCVEYHTNFNAEGSASMVTSIVLSAQKLQVNGVDHNNDWPD, encoded by the coding sequence ATGTCCTCATTTAACGCAAAACTACTTTTTACAGATAATCCAGGTAAGGAATATTCTGTATTGCAGTGTAACTATTCTTTCCTTCAGAAAACAGATGATAAAGGAAGACCCAGCTCTCCGGCTTTGGGTGGTAACGTATATCTCACCCTAACAACCCCTCCTGATGATTTCCTATTAAAATGGATGGTTGACAGCTATAAGCGAAGGTCCGGCTTTATTAATTTCTTCAAAATTGATGAAGAGGCGACTTTTCAAAAAGTAGTATTTACCGGGGCATATTGCGTAGAATACCACACCAATTTTAACGCCGAAGGTTCTGCGAGTATGGTTACGTCTATTGTCCTTTCTGCACAGAAACTGCAGGTCAATGGAGTGGACCACAACAACGACTGGCCAGACTAA
- a CDS encoding YfbM family protein translates to MSMIGRLLRVTNSELEDYLKDSSLLEDRIYSNEEDPNSIDIDKAWDGIVYLLTGDSVASSEHPLVQVLFSGQLIDEDQDLGYGPAHYLTPEQVDVLNNEIAGINIERLKQKFDPIRMTELGIYPEIWEEGDEAFDYLNPFFFNLQQFYTLAAKNGEAIITFLN, encoded by the coding sequence ATGAGTATGATCGGCAGGTTGCTTAGAGTGACTAACAGCGAATTAGAAGATTATTTAAAAGACAGTTCATTATTGGAGGACCGGATTTACAGCAACGAAGAAGATCCTAATTCGATTGACATTGATAAGGCATGGGATGGAATAGTCTATTTGCTAACAGGGGATAGTGTAGCAAGTTCAGAACATCCGCTTGTACAAGTTCTTTTCAGTGGTCAGCTTATTGATGAAGATCAGGATTTGGGTTATGGGCCCGCCCATTATTTGACACCGGAACAAGTTGATGTTTTAAATAATGAGATTGCAGGAATTAACATTGAGCGTTTAAAACAAAAATTCGATCCGATTCGAATGACTGAATTAGGTATCTATCCGGAAATTTGGGAAGAGGGAGATGAAGCGTTTGATTATCTGAATCCCTTCTTTTTTAACCTACAACAATTTTATACTCTTGCGGCAAAGAATGGAGAGGCAATTATAACATTCTTAAACTAG
- the ligD gene encoding DNA ligase D → MSLTKYNSKRSKRKTSEPFGGEPSGTELRFVIQKHAASHLHYDFRLEMRGVLKSWAVPKGPSTDPEVKRLAMMVEDHPYDYRNFEGIIPKGEYGGGTVIVWDEGTYELAEPVDGDLKKQETELLHQLHSGKIKFKLKGKKLKGEYALVKAHGRGENGWLLMKLEDKYAKTDDITLKDKSVLSKKTLEQIAKTSTNIYGKDDPQKNAAIKNKKSSKKTSRTNSGSGSEEEPKTPTSVAKVTQAVAKKSESIAPAGNRLKSILKKATKQAFYTKVKPMLATLVDKAFDDEGWLYEVKWDGYRAVSFMNKKQLEIKSRNDKSFNEKYYPVYDALKAWGINAVVDGEIVVVKENGQADFSSMQNWRSEADGTLLYYLFDILWYDGYDLKDLPLTERKAILSELVPESSILQLSRDFETSGIEFLEAAKKMGLEGIMAKRKDSHYNAGDRTKDWLKIKANKRQEVVIGGYTTNIDTSKPFSSLLVGVFEKGKFVYTGKIGTGFNIKQQKEMLQQFKPLIRKTPPFTEEPDVNKPSRFRPNPPKATATWLKPELICEVSFTEMTTDGVMRHPSFEGMRSDKKAKEVVLEKEVETQELIADAKESKYITPVGKGERKTLLNPKEETQVKKIGGHELKFTNLSKIFWPKEKYTKRDLINYYYQVAPYMLPYLKDRPQSLNRHPNGVTGKSFYQKDVTGKVPDWLDTYLYHSEGDKTDKHFLLGNNEATLLYMAGLGCIEINPWSSTTKKPDHPTWCVIDLDPDKNSFDQVIEAANVTKAILDDIGVPCYAKTSGSTGLHVYIPLGNKYTYEQSKEFARVIVTLVHRELPKFTSLERTVKDRNGKMYLDFLQNRAHATIAAPYSVRPKPGATVSMPLHWDEVKKGMKMSDFTIENAVARLRAEGDIFKPVLGKGIDLIKIIKQASGKR, encoded by the coding sequence ATGAGTCTCACCAAATACAACTCCAAGAGATCGAAACGTAAAACTTCTGAACCATTTGGCGGTGAGCCGTCCGGAACCGAGTTGCGATTTGTTATCCAGAAACATGCCGCCTCCCATTTGCATTATGACTTTCGCCTGGAGATGCGTGGTGTGCTCAAAAGCTGGGCGGTACCGAAAGGGCCCTCCACAGATCCGGAAGTAAAACGCCTGGCCATGATGGTTGAAGACCATCCTTACGATTACCGCAATTTCGAAGGTATCATTCCAAAAGGTGAATATGGCGGGGGAACAGTGATTGTGTGGGACGAGGGCACTTATGAACTGGCTGAACCTGTGGACGGTGATTTGAAAAAGCAGGAAACCGAACTTTTGCATCAGCTGCATTCCGGCAAGATTAAATTCAAACTGAAAGGTAAAAAACTAAAGGGGGAATACGCCTTGGTAAAAGCTCATGGCAGAGGAGAAAACGGTTGGCTGCTGATGAAACTTGAGGACAAGTATGCAAAAACAGATGATATCACTTTAAAAGATAAGTCAGTTTTATCAAAAAAGACACTTGAACAGATTGCTAAAACTTCAACCAATATCTATGGAAAAGATGACCCTCAAAAGAACGCCGCTATCAAAAATAAGAAGTCTTCTAAAAAAACGTCTCGCACCAATAGCGGCTCCGGCAGCGAGGAAGAACCAAAAACTCCGACATCTGTTGCAAAGGTTACACAAGCTGTAGCAAAGAAAAGTGAAAGTATTGCACCTGCCGGAAACCGGTTAAAGTCAATACTTAAAAAAGCGACGAAGCAAGCGTTTTACACCAAGGTAAAGCCAATGCTTGCGACCCTTGTAGACAAAGCATTTGACGACGAAGGCTGGCTTTACGAAGTGAAGTGGGATGGATACCGTGCAGTCTCCTTTATGAATAAAAAGCAATTGGAGATCAAATCCAGGAATGACAAGTCCTTCAATGAGAAGTACTACCCGGTATACGATGCATTAAAAGCCTGGGGTATCAACGCGGTTGTAGATGGAGAGATTGTCGTTGTAAAAGAAAACGGGCAAGCGGACTTCAGCTCTATGCAGAACTGGCGCAGCGAAGCAGACGGCACGTTGCTGTATTATCTTTTTGATATTCTCTGGTATGATGGGTATGATTTAAAAGATCTTCCTCTAACTGAACGAAAGGCGATACTTTCTGAACTGGTTCCTGAAAGTTCCATCTTACAGCTAAGCCGGGACTTTGAAACTTCAGGTATTGAGTTCCTGGAAGCTGCAAAGAAGATGGGCCTGGAGGGAATCATGGCAAAGCGTAAGGATAGCCATTACAATGCAGGTGACCGGACAAAGGACTGGCTGAAAATAAAAGCCAATAAGCGTCAGGAAGTGGTAATCGGCGGATACACCACCAATATCGACACCAGCAAGCCATTTAGCTCTTTACTGGTAGGTGTATTTGAAAAAGGGAAATTCGTCTATACCGGCAAGATCGGCACCGGGTTTAACATCAAACAGCAAAAGGAAATGCTGCAGCAGTTCAAACCATTGATTAGAAAAACGCCCCCTTTCACAGAAGAGCCGGATGTGAACAAGCCCAGCCGGTTCCGGCCCAACCCGCCAAAGGCCACCGCCACCTGGCTAAAACCGGAACTCATCTGTGAGGTTAGCTTTACCGAAATGACCACGGACGGCGTTATGCGCCACCCGTCTTTTGAAGGGATGCGTTCAGACAAAAAAGCAAAGGAAGTAGTGCTTGAAAAAGAAGTCGAAACTCAGGAGTTGATCGCCGATGCAAAGGAAAGCAAATACATAACTCCGGTAGGCAAAGGAGAAAGAAAGACTTTGCTCAATCCCAAAGAAGAAACCCAGGTCAAAAAAATAGGTGGCCATGAATTGAAGTTCACTAACCTGAGCAAGATATTCTGGCCGAAGGAAAAGTATACCAAACGCGACCTGATCAATTATTATTATCAGGTGGCACCATATATGCTTCCGTATTTAAAAGACAGACCGCAATCACTTAACCGCCATCCCAATGGCGTTACCGGTAAAAGCTTTTACCAAAAGGATGTCACCGGCAAAGTGCCGGACTGGTTGGATACTTATTTGTACCATAGCGAAGGTGATAAGACAGATAAACACTTCCTGCTTGGCAATAATGAAGCCACATTGCTGTATATGGCCGGTCTTGGCTGTATAGAAATAAATCCATGGAGCAGTACCACGAAAAAACCGGATCATCCCACTTGGTGTGTCATTGATCTTGACCCCGATAAGAACTCCTTCGACCAGGTAATTGAGGCAGCAAATGTCACGAAGGCCATCCTCGATGATATAGGCGTTCCCTGTTACGCAAAAACGAGTGGGTCAACCGGTTTGCATGTGTATATTCCTTTGGGTAATAAATACACCTATGAGCAAAGCAAAGAATTTGCAAGGGTCATTGTGACCCTGGTGCATCGTGAATTACCCAAGTTTACCAGCCTGGAAAGAACGGTAAAGGATCGGAATGGTAAGATGTATCTGGACTTCCTGCAGAACCGTGCACATGCAACTATTGCGGCGCCATATTCAGTGAGGCCAAAGCCCGGTGCCACAGTATCGATGCCTCTGCATTGGGATGAAGTGAAAAAGGGAATGAAGATGTCTGATTTTACGATTGAAAATGCTGTAGCAAGGCTTCGGGCTGAAGGCGATATCTTTAAACCGGTATTGGGAAAGGGTATTGATCTAATCAAAATTATCAAACAGGCGTCAGGAAAAAGATAA